A genomic segment from Ptychodera flava strain L36383 chromosome 8, AS_Pfla_20210202, whole genome shotgun sequence encodes:
- the LOC139138672 gene encoding alpha-N-acetylneuraminide alpha-2,8-sialyltransferase-like — protein MLKSRVSSGGNCRHILRNFTRVFKKRPLALVLIFLPIGVLFVNIIGKPIEYNHDTHKRPFIPDGTTLPPSSYHAGLNRDSANSSAAELSNLSLAGTNETEAKSSENTTSEITRIFNIIKPDWKLNATAAENFRSALETISDPSKLFLASKNSVELNKTLKYSGERASLNISLEIHNRFPEECPFKKSSFRRCSIVASSGILLGSNCGRSIDSSDFVLRFNLAGVRNYSEDVGDKTNFITCNPSILKIRYGSLSDNNETLRFKEDLTTEYGNATVYVPAFTHRFCTKLAFRAQDALKENASVVFGHPRYFQSVQKFWRKRGVDAMYLSSGAVLLSGIFHFCQEVHLYGYWPFSEDFDGNPVQYHYFDADAIMQSEIKIKNKYHNMPSEFQQIVQLHNAGILQLHVGKCSP, from the exons ATGTTAAAG TCTCGCGTCTCCTCGGGAGGAAACTGTAGACATATTTTGAGAAACTTCACGAGAGTGTTTAAAAAACGGCCACTGGCACTTGTACTTATCTTTCTTCCCATTGGAGTGTTGTTCGTCAACATCATCGGAAAACCGATTGAGTATAATCATGACACGCACAAGAGACCTTTCATACCCGATGGAACAACGTTACCGCCTAGTTCATACCACGCTGGATTGAACAGAGATAGCGCAAATTCTTCGGCAGCCGAACTATCGAATCTAAGTCTAGCGGGAACGAACGAGACGGAAGCCAAATCTTCTGAGAACACGACGTCTGAAATCACCAGGATATTCAACATTATAAAACCCGACTGGAAGTTGAATGCGACGGCTGCAGAAAATTTCAG ATCAGCGTTAGAGACAATAAGTGACCCGTCGAAACTATTCCTAGCATCTAAAAATTCCGTTGAATTGAATAAAACGCTCAAGTACTCGGGAGAAAGGGCGAGTCTGAATATATCGTTAGAGATCCACAATCGTTTTCCAGAG gaatgTCCGTTCAAGAAGTCATCGTTTAGAAGATGTAGCATCGTTGCAAGTAGTGGAATTTTACTTGGAAGCAACTGTGGAAGATCAATAGACTCGTCTGACTTTGTTCTAAG ATTCAATCTTGCCGGTGTCAGAAACTATTCCGAAGACGTGGGGgataaaacaaatttcatcacgTGCAATCCAAGTATTCTAAAAATTAG ATATGGAAGTCTCAGCGACAACAATGAAACACTGAGATTCAAGGAAGACTTGACGACGGAGTACGGTAATGCCACGGTATACGTGCCTGCTTTTACTCACAGGTTCTGCACAAAGCTGGCATTCAGAGCTCAGGACGCCCTCAAGGAAAACGCGAGCGTCGTGTTCGGCCATCCTCGATACTTTCAATCGGTACAAAAATTCTGGAGAAAGAGAGGAGTAGACGCCATGTATCTTTCATCCG GTGCCGTTCTGTTGTCGGGCATTTTTCATTTCTGCCAAGAGGTTCATCTCTACGGATACTGGCCGTTCTCAGAAGACTTCGATGGGAATCCAGTTCAGTACCATTACTTTGACGCTGATGCCATCATGCAGTCCGAAATAAAGATAAAGAATAAATATCACAACATGCCTTCAGAGTTTCAGCAGATAGTACAGCTCCATAACGCTGGTATACTCCAATTGCACGTTGGAAAATGTTCGCCATGA